In the Sinomonas cyclohexanicum genome, CCACGTTGGTGCGGGTCGCGTGGGCCTCGGCAGCAGCGATGGGCGAGTCGAACTGCGCGGACCAGTCGTCGCGCGCCGGCTGATGCCACTCGGCCGGGAGCGTGTCGAGCAGTCCACGGTTGGCCTCGTACCAGTGCGGGCGCTCCCAGCCTGCGGCCTCGAGGAAGTACCCACCGAGCTCACGCTGGCGGGCGTGGAACGGCGACACGCGCAGGTTCCGGGGCGACTGGCGCGGCTCGAGCGGGTGCTTGATGTCGTACACCTCGACGAAGCTCTGCTTCGAGGTCTCGAGCACGTAGGCATCCGTCATATGGATCTCCTCGAAGCGGGCCACATCGAGCTCGTGCAGGTCCGTCGCGGACTGGCCGTCCACGACGAGCTCGGCCACGGCCTTCGCGACGCCCGCAGAGTGGGTGACCCACACCGCCTCGGCGATGAAGAACCCGCGCACCTCCGGGGACTCGCCCACGAGCGAGCCGCCATCCGGCGTAAACGAGAAGATCCCGTTGAAGGCGTCCGCGATGCCCGCGTCCTCGAGGGCCGGCAGCAGCTGCCGGGAGGCCTTGAATGCCCGCTCGAAGTCCTCGGGCGTGAAGTCCAGACGCGACGGCATGGAGTGCTCCCCCATGTCCTTCCCGTCCACGGCCGGGAGCTCGTCGTAGCCGACCGCGATGGGACGGTGGTCGTAGGAGCCGATGCCGAGGGACTCGCCGTGCTGGCGGAAGTAGAGGCCCGCGTCCTGGTGGCGCAGGATCGGAAGCGCCGCACTGTTCCCCGAGCCGAGGACGTGGCTGCCGCCCAGGGCGACGCCGTCGGCCTGCTCGGCGAGCTCGCGCACGGCGGTGGTCTTGACGTACTGGTGCGCCATGGGCACGAGCGGGACGCGCATCCCCACGAGTTCTCCGAGCTCCGGTCCCCAGAAGCCCGCGGCGGAGATCACGACGTCGGCCGGAACCACGCCGTCGTCCGTCACCACTCCGGTGACGCGCCCCGCGGAACGCTCGACGCCGGTGACCCGCACGCCGCCGACGAACCGCGCCCCGCGCTCCGCGGCCCGCTCGCGGAGGAGCTCGACGGCGAGCACCGCCGAGGCGAGCCCGTCGCCGGGGAGGTGGAGGCCCCCCAGGACGATGCTCTCGTCGATGAGCGGGTGGAGCGCCTTGGCCTCCGCCGGGTCCACGAGCCTCGCCTCCACGCCCCACGCGGTGGCCCAGCCGTGGCGCCGCTTGAGCTCGGCGAGGCGGCGCTCGCTCGTGGCGATCTCGAGGCCCCCGACGGCGTTGAACGCGCGGGCCCCCGGCCGGGCGAGCGAGGACAGCTTGGCCGCGGTGTACGCGGCGAACTCGGTCATGGTCTTGGACGAGTTGGTCTGGAAGACCAGGCCCGGGGCGTGGGACGTGGACCCGCCGGTGAGCGGGATCGGGCCCTTGTCGAGCACGGTGATGTCCGTGACGCCCCTGGCCGTGAGCTCGTCGGCGAGGTTGGCGCCGACGATCCCGGCTCCGATGATGACAACGCGTGGTGAAGGCATGGTGGGATTCCTTGGAGATAGTGGGAGCCGGGGATTCAGGGGAAGACGACGGTGCGGTGGCCGCTGAGCAGGACGCGATTCTCGGCGTGCCAGCGCACGGCGCGGGCGAGGATCTCGGCGTCGCGGCCAACGGTCGCGAGCCGCTGCGGCGCCAGACGGTGGCCCGCGTGGACGATCCCAGCCCGCTGCGGGCAGGAGAGAGTCGGGACAGCGGCGTGCGGGACGGCCGGCGCCGATGCGGCGGCGGGCACCGGGCGTGGATCGGTCATGGTGGAGGTCACGGGGATCCTTTCCAGGAGGTGCTGCACCGTCCAGCTGCTCATACAACTGATATATAAGAAGATAGTGGCGCCCATCACAGGCCGTCAAGGGTGTCTTCCCGCCCGGGTTGCGTTCAGCTCAGGGAGCTGCGCGCGACCGTCTGCTGGGCGGCGTCCCGGATCTCGATCGCGCGGATCGAGGCGAGCTGGAGTGATGTCGCGCCCGTCAGGACGGCCTTCGCACCGTACCCGCCCGAACTCCAGCTCGCCGCCTGCTGCGCCGCGCCGTCGGCCCCGACGACCCACACCGTGAACACGCCGTCACTCGGCATGCCGCGGCACGTGAGGTCCAGCTCCGTGCCCCAGGCCTTGTGGACGAGCGAGAGGTCGACGTGCGCGCCGTCCGCCGAGGTCAGGGTCAGCGTCTGGGCCGGCGTCGAAGCGGGCGCGGACGTACTGGGGGTCGACTGGGCAGCCGGTCCCTGGCCCGCCCCCAGCGAGGGCCCGAGGGCGATCCCCGCGGCGAAGAACCCTGCCGCTGCCGCCGCGAGCGCCCCCGCCCACCCTGCCGTCCGCGCACGACGCCGCCTGGCCACCCGGGCGAGCAGCTCGCGTGGCGCAGCGGTCGGCACGAGTCCAGGCTCCGGCGACCGGGCGGCGTCGTGCGCGATCTCCTCGGCGCGGGCCCCGGGCACCGCGTCGAGGAGGGCTGGGAGCGACTCGATCGAGGCGAGCTCCGTGCGGCACGCGGCGCACGTCACGAGGTGCGCCTCGAGCGCGCGGGCCTCCTCGGGGCTGAGCGCGCCGAGGACGTACGCGCCGAGGTCAAGGCGGAGCTGGTCGTGGTCCCGTCCGAACGGTGCGGTGCTCACCGGTCCACCCCCATCTCGTCGAGCGCGGAGCGCAGCGCCTTGAGCGCGTAGAAGCAGCGGGACTTGACCGTGCCTGCGGGGACGCCGAGCTCGCGGGCCGCCTCCACGACGGTGAGGCGGCGGTAGTGGACGGCGACGAGGGCCTCGCGGTGCTCGGGCGTGAGCCGGGTCAGGGCCTCCTCCATGACCACGCGGTCGAGGAGCTCGTCGATGCGCTCGGCATCCACGGCGACGGCGAAGCCATCCGCCGCCTCATCCACCGAGGCAACGGTGCGCGGCCGCCGGGCGGCGAGTCGGTGCTGGTCCACGATCAGGTTCCTCACGGTCCGGTACAGGTAGGCGCGGAGGCCCTGCGTCTCGGGCGGCGCCTGCCGCCACACGCGGATGATGGCCTCCTGGACGATGTCCTCGGCCTTCTCGCTTCCCACGGCGCCGCGGGCGAACCGGCGCAGCGCGGCACCGTGCTCGCGGTAGAGGGCCGCGACGGCGTCCTCGTCCATGGGCATGCTGGCCTCCTTGCCGTGGAACACGCGCTCAGGGCCGATTCGGTTCATTCCTGCGGTGATCCCGGCGCCCGCTGAACCATTTTCCTCCCGATGGCGTGTGTGTGGGCAGCGGTGGGCCCACCGCCGCACAACAGGAAGGCGAACCATGAACAAGCGAGCAGCCTTGTGGATGGCCGCGGCCTGGGCGATCCCCGCCCTCGCTCTCGCGGGGTGCGGCAGCAGCACGAGCAGCGGTGCCGCGTCGTCCGGCGGGACCACGTCCTCGTCGAGCGCAGCATCCGGCTCGGACAACATGGGCTACGGCGCGGGCGGCTCGGCCGCGAGCGGGTCCGCGTCGGCAAGCTCGGGCGGCTCCGCCCAGTCGGGGACGAGCGAAACGCTGAAGACGGCCACCATCGGCGGGCAGACCATCGTGGTGGACGGTCAGGGCAAGGTGGTCTACTACTACACCCGCGACAACGCAGGGGCGACCGTGAGCGCGTGCACGGGGGGCTGCGCGACGCTGTGGCCGGCCGTCACCTCCGCTGACGCGCCGACGCTCCAGGGCGTCACGGCGAAGGTCGGCAGCATCAAGACCGCGGACGGCAAGAGCCAGGTCACGCTCAACGGGATGCCGATCTACTTCTACCAGAAGGACACGGCACCGGGGCAGGCCAACGGCCAGGGCGTGGCAAGCGTCTGGTACGTGATCGGCGCGGACGGGACGATGATCACCACCGCGCTCAAGTAGGGCGACGTGCACGGCGCGACTGGCTGCGCCGTGCACATCGTCGTGTCCCAACTCCCCGCGGGCGCGCTCTCCCGTAACACGCAGGTCCGGGAGTAGTGTGGAAAAACCCCGCGGTGGAGGAGGAACCATGTCAGACTTCCGCACCTATACGGAAGAAGAGAAGCACAGCTTCGTCGCGCCGGCGTGCGACCTGTGCGGCCAGCACCGGCACATTGTGTGGCAGCAGGACGGGGACAAGTGGATCCCCCGCGACAAGGGCTGTTCGAACGAGGCGTGCCCGCAGTACGGGGGGTGATGGGGCCGCGCGAGACGTCCGTCAGAGGGCCGGCTCGCTCTCGTCGAGCTCCTCGAACTCGACTGCGGCGAGCACCCTCCCGTCCTCGGGATCGATCATGTAGGCCTCGTCGTCCTCCTCGACCATGAGGTACTCGCCCTGATCGGTCGTGAAGCGCCACGCGAGGGTCCTGACGCCGTCGTGCATGTAGTTCGGGTCGCCCATCGTGATCGCGGTCAGCTCGTGGCCGGCCACGTCGCACAGCTCGCGGATCACGAGCTCGAACTCGGGCATGTCCGCGAAGTCTTCGGCCCGGGCGGCTGCACGGCGCTCCTCGAGGTCCTCGATGAGGCCAACCCGCCGGGCGATCTCGTCCTCGATCCCGTCGTCGTCGAGAGCGAGGAGGCCCTCCTGGCCGCGGAGCCACGCGGCGTTGAGCGCCACGAGGTCCTGTTCGTCCTGGAGCGCCTCGAAGCGCTCGTCGAGCTCCTCGAGCGCGGCCACGGCCGGGGAGGTCCCGTCCTCGCCGTCGAGGTACGCCTCGACGTCGTCCGCGGAGAGTCCGTCGAACGCGGAGGTGAGCTCGTCGAAGAGCGTCGCGTGCTGGGGCGCGCCCATCTCGCGCAGCCCGTCCCGGATGAGCCCGTCCGTGCGCCGGCGGTCCCCCGCGGTGAAGACGTACTGGGCAAACCCGCCGTCGAGCATCTGCGTCAGGTAGAAGTCAACGAAGTAGCTGCGCAGTGCGTTCACGGCGATCTCGCGCTCGTCGAGCAGCTCCTCGTACATCGCGTTGACAACGTCGACGTTCGCATCGACGACCGCCTCGTCGCCCGCGTGCAGGGCTTCGGCGGGAAGGACAACGGGGTGCTGGCTGGTGCTCATGCGGGGCTCCTCGCTCGTGCGGTCACTCACCCCTCGAACGTACGACGGCGCGCCGCGGCCCGGCGTCCACGGCCGGTGAACGCTGGGCGAACCTTGGGCGAGCTTCTGGTGGTCGCGTTCGGCCCCGGTCAGTGCTTGGGGCGCCAGACCACGAGCGCCTGGGACCGTTGCTCGGGCCGCTGCCCGCGCGCGAGGGTGACGACATCCCCCGCGATTCCGGCCGCGAAGACGCGCCGCGGGTCCGCGCCGCGCTGCGTGTTGGCGAGCTCCGCCTGCAGCTCAGTGACGCGGGAGCGCAGGGCGGCGACCTGGTTCTCGAGGTCCAGGATGCGCCTGATGCCCTCGAGCGAGACGCCATCCTTCGAGAGGCGCTGGACCTCGCGGAGCATCTCGACGTCGCGCTGCGAGTAGCGCCGCTGCCGCCCACCCTGGCGCGACGGCGAGACGATCCCCAGACGGTCGTACTGGCGCAGGGTCTGCGGGTGCATCTCGGCCAGCTCGGCCGCCACGGAGATCACGAAGATCGGCGCGTACGGGTCGATGGCCATGGCCTAGAGCCTCGCTTTCTCCGCGAGGTGTGCGCGCGGGTCCGACTGGCCGTTCTTCGAGGTCGCCGCGGCGAAGGCCCTGACGGCGTCCTCGGCCTCCTTGGAGAGGTTCTGGGGCACGACGACGTCGACCGTCACCAGCAGATCGCCGGCCCCCTTGGACGTCGTGACGCCCTTGCCCTTCACACGCAGGGTCCGTCCGGAGCTCGTGCCGGCGGGCACCTTCATCTTGACGGTCGTGCCGTCCACTGTCGGCACCTCGATCTGGGCGCCGAGGGCCGCCTCGTCGAAGCTGACGGGCACGTGGATGCGGAGGTTGTCGCCGTCGCGGGTGAAGAAGCCGTGCGGCTTGACGTGGACCGTGACCATGAGGTCGCCGGGGCCGGCCGAGCCGGGGCCGCCCTTGCCGCGGACGCGGACCTTCTGGCCGTCGCGGATGCCGGCGGGGATGCGGACGTCGATGACCTCGCCGCTCTGCTCGCGCAGGCCCACGGTTGTGCCGCGGATCGAGCCGGCGAAGGAGATGGTGGTCGTCGCCTGGCGGTCGGCGCCCTTCTGGGGCGGTGCCTGGAAGCCGCCGCTGAATCCGCCGCCGCCCCCGAAGAGGTCGGCGAACTCGGGCGGGAGGTTGCCGGTGCTGAAGCCGCGCGAGTGGCGGCCCGCGCCGCCGCCGAACAGGCCGCCGAAGAGGTCCTCGAACCCCGCGGCGCCGGCGCCGCCGCCCGGTCCGCCCGCGGAGAACCGGGCACCGCCCATGGCACGGATAGCATCGTACTGCTGGCGCTCCTCGGGGTCGGACAGGACGGAGTTGGCCTCGGTGATGTCCTTGAACTTCTTCTCGGCCTCGGCATTCCCCGGGTTCTGGTCGGGGTGGTACTTGCGGGCGAGCTTGCGATAGGCCTTCTTGATGTCGGCCTCGGAGGCGTCCTTGGACACGCCGAGAATGGCGTAGAAGTCCTTCTCCACCCAATCCTGACTTGCCACGAACGCTCCTTCTCTCTCTACAAAACTAAGTTACGCCGATGCTTGTGAGCCGACAGCCAAGCCGGCGCGATGCGGGGGCCCGGGAGTGGCATCGGGCCTGCCTTCGGGCGGTGGCCTGCGTCGCAAGACGCAGGCCACCGCCCGAAGGGGCGGGGCCCCCGCATCGCCCCCGGCGAAGGTGAGGCGGGTCAGCCCTGCGGCGTCGCCACGATGACCTGGGCCGCCCGAAGGAGGCGCGCCTCGGTCTTGTAGCCCACGCGCAGCACCTGCTGGACGGTGTCCACCTCGATGCCCTCGCCGGGTTGCTGGATGAGCGCCTCGTGGACGTTCGGGTCGAACTCGACACCCGTCTGGTCGATCCGCTGGAGCCCCTGGCTCGTGAGGACCGACTCGAGCTTCGCGGCAATCGCCGCGAACGGCCCGTCCGTGAGGTCACCGTGGGCGCGGGCGGCGTCGAGGTCGTCGACCACCGGCAGCAGCGAGCTCAGGACGCCGAACACGGCGGCCTCCCCCGCCACCGCACGGTCGCGGTCCACGCGCTTGCGGTAGTTGACGTACTCGGCCTGGAGCCGCTGCAGGTCGTCGCGGAGTTCCTTGACGACCACGGCCAGTCCGGCGCCCTCCTCCTCGCCGGCAGCTTCCCGGAGGATCTGCTCGGCCTGCGCGAGGGCGTCGTCGGCGTCGTGGGGCTCGTCGACGGGACGCATGTCCTCGTGCTCGGGGTGCGCCGCGCCTGCCTCGTCGGTGTGGCGGGCCTGACCCGTGACCGGGTCGACCTTGCGGTTGTCCCGGATTACCGGTTCAGGACGCTCGCCGTCGCGCTCGCGCTCGGGTTCGTTGTGGTTCTGGTCTGAGTGAGAAGCCATGGTTACTTCTTCTCGTCCTCGTCCACGATCTCCGCATCGACGATGTCCTCGTCCGCGTTGGCGCCGGACGCCGTGCCGGCGTCGTGCGTACCGGCCTGCGCGCCGTCGCCCGCTGCCCCGGCCTGCTGCTGCGAGTAGATCGCCTCGCCGAGCTTGGTCTGGGAGTGCTGCAGCTTCTCGAAGGCGGTCTTCACCTCCTCGTCGTTGTCAGACCCCTCCAGCGCCTTCTTGAGGGCGTCGACGTCGGCCTGGACCTCGGTCTTGACCTCCTCGGGCAGCTTGTCGGAGTTGTCGGCGATGAGCTTGTCCGTCGAGTAGGCGAGCTGCTCGGCGGAGTTGCGGCGGTCGGCGGCCTCGCGGCGCTTCTTGTCCTCGGCCGCGTGGGCCTCGGCGTCGGCGACCATGCGCTCGATGTCGTCCTTGGACAGCGCGGTGCCGCCCGAGATCGTCATCGACTGCTCCTTGCCGGTGCCCTTGTCCTTCGCGGACACGTGCACGATGCCGTTGGCGTCGATGTCGAACGTGACCTCGATCTGCGGGATGCCGCGCGGGGCCGGCGCGATGCCGGTGAGCTCGAACGTGCCCAGCGGCTTGTTGTCGCGGGTGAACTCGCGCTCGCCCTGGAACACCTGGATGGACACGGACGGCTGGTTGTCGTCCGCCGTGGTGAACGTCTCGGAGCGCTTGGTCGGGATGGCGGTGTTGCGCTCGATGAGCTTGGTCATCACGCCGCCCTTGGTCTCGATGCCGAGGGAGAGCGGGGTGACGTCGATGAGGAGGACGTCCTTGCGCTCGCCCTTGAGGACACCGGCCTGGAGCGCGGCGCCGACGGCCACGACCTCGTCCGGGTTCACGCCCTTGTTCGGCTCCTTGCCGCCCGTGAGCTCCTTGACGAGCTCGGAGACGGCCGGCATGCGGGTCGAGCCGCCGACGAGGACCACGTGGTCGATATCGGCGACCTTGATGCCCGCCTCGGAGATCACGTCGTGGAACGGCTTCTTGGTGCGCTCGAGCAGGTCCTTGGTGAGGTCCTGGAACTTGGCGCGGGAGAGCGCCTCGTCGAGGTGGACCGGGCCGTCGGGGGTGACGGAGAGGTACTGGAGCGAGATGTTCGTGCTGGTCGAGGAGGACAGCTCCTTCTTGGCCTGCTCGGCGGCCTCGCGGAGGCGCTGGAGGGCGATCTTGTCCTTGGAGAGGTCGATGCCCTTGACCTTGAGCTGGTTCAGGAGGTACTCGACGACCCGCTGGTCCCAGTCGTCGCCGCCCAGGCGGTTGTCGCCGGCGGTGGCGCGGACCTGGATGGTGGAGAAGCCGTCCTCGTCCTTGCCGACCTCGAGGAGCGAGACGTCGAAGGTGCCGCCGCCGAGGTCGAAGACGAGGATCAGCTCGTCCTCCTTGCCCTTGTCGAGGCCGTACGCAAGGGCCGCGGCGGTGGGCTCGTTGATGATGCGGAGCACGTTCATGCCCGCGATCTCGCCGGCCTCCTTGGTGGCCTGGCGCTCGGCGTCGTTGAAGTAGGCCGGGACGGTGATGACCGCGTCGGTGACCTTCTCGCCCAGGTACGACTCGGCGTCGTTCTTGAGCTTCATGAGGATGCGCGCGGAGATCTCCTGCGGCGTGTACTTCTTGTCGTCGATCGCGATCGACCAGTCGGTGCCCATGTGGCGCTTCACCGAGGCGATGGTGCGGTCGATGTTGTTGACGGCCTGGCGCTTGGCGATCTCGCCGACCAGCACCTCGCCGGTCTTGGAGAACGCGACGACGGACGGGGTCGTGCGGCCGCCTTCGGCGTTCGCGATGACGGTCGGCTCGCCGCCCTCGAGAACGGAGACGACGGAGTTGGTGGTGCCCAGGTCGATGCCGACTGCACGGGACATAGGTTCCTCCTGCTGGTTGCTGGTCTTACGTGAAATCGCCCGGATCGACGGGCCTGCAAGAAGCCCGATCAAGTTGAGCGGTCTGCACTCAACTTTACGCATCGGCGCCGCGATGTCAAATGAACTTGAGCGCGGTCGACTCAAGTTCACTCGAGACCAACTCTGGGATACCATTTCAAACAACGAAAATTTATTTCCGCAATGCGGAGTGGAGGACCGATGAAGTTCCTGAGACTGGGCGCGCCCGGCGCCGAACAGCCCGCCGTCCTGGCCGAATCGCCCGACGGCACCGAGCGGGCCTACAGCCTGCACCCCCTCACCGCAGACATTGACGGCGCCTTCCTCGCGCACGACGGCGCCGCCAGGGTCCGCGCAGCCCTCGCCGCCGGGGAGCTCCCCGCCATCGAGACCGCCGGGGTCCGCGTCGGGATGCCGGTGGCGCGGCCCCGCGCCGTCATCGGCATCGGGCTGAACTACGCCGACCACGCCGCCGAGGCCGGCGCGGCACTGCCGGAGGCGCCCGTCGTGTTCCTCAAGCCCACGAGCACGCTCGCCGGCCCATTCGACCCCGCGCCGATCCCCGCCGGGAGCGCCGAGTACGACTGGGAGGCCGAGCTCGCGATCGTCATCGGCCGCGATGCGCACCAGCTCGCCTCGCCGCCCGAGGCCGAGGCCTGCATCGCGGGCTTCACCGTGGCCAACGATCTCTCCGAGCGGACCTGGCAGATGGGCGGCGGGGCGGGCCAGTGGACCAAGGGCAAGTCCTCCCCCGGCTCCACGCCCCTGGGCCCGTGGCTCGTGCCGGCCCGCGATCTCGATCCGGGCGCGCTGCGGGTGCGCAGCTGGGTCAACGGCGAGCCGCGTCAGGACGGCAGGACCTCTGACCTCATCTTCACCCCCGCCCAGATCGTGCAGCACGTGAGCCGGTTCATGCTGCTCGAGGCCGGGGACGTGATCATCACCGGGACGCCGGCCGGCGTGGGCATGTCCGGCCGGTTCCCGTTCCTGGCCGAGGGCGACACGGTCGAGGTCGAGGTCGAGGGCCTCGGCCGCCAGCGCCACGTCCTCACGGGCGGATCGGTCAGCCCCGCCCGCTGACTCGGGTCCCGGCGCGCCGCGGGAGCAGCGCGCTGTCGGCGACGGAGATCAGCATGAGCACGGCGATCGCCGCGAACGCCACGCGGTAGGGTGCCGCCGCGGCGGCCGGATCGCCCGAGGCGATCAGGCCGCCGTCGTGCATCGCCGACCCGGCGAGACGAATCAGGAGCGCCCCCACCGCGACTCCGAGCGCGTTCCCGAGCTGGACGAAGGTGTTCGAGATCGCGTTCGCGCTGGGCAGCTGGTCCGCGCCGACGTCGGCGTACTGGAGGGTCATGTACGCGGAGAAGCCGATCGAGCGGAACACGCCCGAGAGGATGAGGACCCCGAACAGCACGGCGTCGGGCCACTCGGGCGTTGCGAGGGCGCACACGGCGAAGATGGCCGCGGAGGCGGAGGCGGCGCTGACGAGCACGGGCTTGAAGCCCAGCCTGCGGATGAGAGGAGTCGTGGCGGGCTTGATGCCGATGTTGCCCACGAACACGGCCGCGACCATGATCCCCGCGTGGACCGGGTCCCAGCCGAAGCCGTCCTGCAGCATGAGCGGGAGCATGAACGGCACGGCGGAGATGGTGAGGCGGTAGATGAAGCCGCCGGTCTGGTTCGCGCGGAACGTGCGCACGCCCAGCACCCGGAAGTCGAACAGGGGGTGCTGGGCGCGGCGCATCCACGAGACCGCGCCCGCGAGCGCCGCGGCGCCGGCCGCGAGGACGGCGACGCCCCACGTGGAGTCGCCGCCGCTGTGCCCGAGCAGTTCGAGGCCGACGACGGCGCCCGCGACTCCCAGCGTGGTGAGTCCCAGGCCGGGCCAGTCGAGCCGTCTGCCGGGATCCGCCCCGCCCGAGGGGACGAGCCGGGCGGCGGCGACGAGCGCGGCCGCGCCGAGCGGCAGGTTGACGAGGAAGATCCAGTGCCACGAGAGGAACTGGGTGAGCGCCCCGCCCACGAGGGGCGCGAGGACGGGGGCGAGGAGCCCGGGCCAGACGAGGAACGCGGTGGCCCTCAGCAGCTCCTCCTTCGGGGTGCCGCGCAGCACCACGAGCGAGCCCACGGGGACCATCATCGCCCCGCCGAAGCCCTGCACCGCGCGGAACACGGTGAGGGCCGCGAGCCCCGGGCTCAGCGCGCACGCGAGCGAGGCGAGGGTGAAGACGAGGATCGCGGCCATGAAGACCCGGCGTGCGCCGAAGCGCTCGGCGAGCCATGAGCTGACCGGGATGCCCATGGCCACCGTGATCAGGTAGGCCGTCATCGTGATGTTGACGTCCGCCGGGGCCACGCCGAAGTCGGAGCCGATGGCCGGGAGCGCCGTGGCCAGGGCCGTCCCGTCGAGGAACTCCATGAAGTAGGTCGCGGCCACGAGGAGCGCGAGGCGGGGGTTCCAGGCGGAGGCCGTCGCGGGTCCATCGGAGGCACGGGGAGTCACCGGCCAAGCCTAGCGCCGCGCGCACGAGGCGACGCGGCGCCGTCGTGCGCCGCGGGGCTGTGGGTCAGGCGCGCGCGTCACACGCGCGCGCCCGGCGAGGATCCGGTGAGGATCAGAAGGACGGGTACATCATCGACTGGTTGAGCACGTCCGCGCTGGCCGGGGTGACGGCGGCCAGGGCCACGATGCCGACCGTGAAGATGAGGCTGATGAGCAGCCAGACGGCACTGAACTTCGCGAGGGTCCGGATCTCGGCGCGGCTCACCTCGGCCTTGTCCTCACGGACGGCCTGGACCTGAGCGCTGAGGCGTGCCAGAGGCGACGGCGCGGTGGCGAGGATGCGGTTCGACGCGCAGTCGATGCTGCCGTCGCGCAGCGTGGCGACCATACGGTCGGCGCGCCGGTCGAGGCGCATGCTTGCGATGTTGTGGCCGTGTCGGGCCAGGAGGATGTCCTCGCCCAGGCGCATGCGGCCGCGACGACGGATACCACCGGTGGTGTGCGGGTTCTGGATCAGGGACATGCGTGCTCCTCTCTGACGAGGGGCACCATCGGCCCTCAAAGTCGTATATGATTCGCTCCCAGTCTACGGACCGGGCGGGTGCTGTTCCGACGCTTTGCGGGCTTTCGTAGCCAACCTCACAGGGGTGTGTGATCGCTTCGGTAACGTTGAGACATGGATGCCCCGGACAGCACCGCCCAGACCCCCGACGACGTCTACACGCACGGCCACCACGAGAGCGTCGTGCAGGCGCACGCCGCACGCACTGCCGAGAACTCGGCCGCGTTCCTCGTCCCCCACCTCAACCCGGGCCTGGCCGTGCTCGACGTGGGCTGCGGGCCCGGGAGCATCACGTGCGACTTTGCCCGGCTCGTGGACCCGGGTACCGTGCTGGGGCTCGACCGGTCCGAGGACATCGTGGCCCAGGCGCGCGCCCTCGCGGAGGAGCGCGGCGTCACGAACGCGTCCTTCGCGGCGGGGAACGTCTACGACCTCGACCTCGAGGACGAGTCCTTCGACGTGGTGCACGCCCACCAGGTCCTCCAGCACCTCACGGACCCCGTCGCGGCGCTCCGGGAGATGCGCCGCGTGGCCAAGCCCGGCGGCATCGTCGCCGTGCGCGATGCCGACTTCCACGGGATGAGCTGGTACCCCGAGCTCCCCGAGCTGGACGAGTGGATGGACCTCTACCAGCGCATCGCCCGGCACAACGGCGCCGAGCCCGACGCCGGGCGGCGGCTCGTGAGCTGGATGCAGGAGGCAGGCTTCACGGACGTGGCGCCCACGTCCAGCAACTGGCTGTACGCGACGCCGCAGCAGCGCGCCTGGCAGGCCCGCGTATGGAGCGAGCGGGTGCTGCATTCGGCGTTCGCGGAACAGTCGCTCGAGTACGGGTTCGCCGAGCGGGCCGACCTCGACCGGATCGCCGCAGGGTGGCACCGGTGGGGCTCGTCGGCCGACGGCTGGTTCCTCATCCCCAACGGCGAGATCATCGCCCGGGCCTAAGGCCCGGCGGCCCCGGCGTTCGCCGCGGCCGCGGGCATCGAGACCTCGAGGCGAGCCTCGTGGCCCTAGGCTTGTCTGGTGCCCATCTCTGTCTGGGGCGCCCTCGTGGGCGCCTGCCTGCTGATCAGCTTCACCCCCGGCGCCGGCGCCATCAACACGATGAGCAACTCGCTCACCTCGGGGTTCCGGCGTGCCATCTGGGGCGTGCTGGGGCAGCAGGCGGCGCTCGTGGTGCACCTCGCCATCGTGGCGGCGGGGCTCGGCGTGCTGGTGGCGAGCTCGCCGGTGGCGTTCAACGTGATCCGCTACCTCGGCGCCGCCTACCTCGTGTACCTGGGCATCCGGCAGTTCATCAGCAAGCCGGACACCTCGCACGAGGCCGTCGCGGCACTGGCCAACGAGCCGGCGTGGTCCATGTTCCAGCGCGGGCTGTGGGTCAACCTGCT is a window encoding:
- a CDS encoding class I SAM-dependent methyltransferase encodes the protein MDAPDSTAQTPDDVYTHGHHESVVQAHAARTAENSAAFLVPHLNPGLAVLDVGCGPGSITCDFARLVDPGTVLGLDRSEDIVAQARALAEERGVTNASFAAGNVYDLDLEDESFDVVHAHQVLQHLTDPVAALREMRRVAKPGGIVAVRDADFHGMSWYPELPELDEWMDLYQRIARHNGAEPDAGRRLVSWMQEAGFTDVAPTSSNWLYATPQQRAWQARVWSERVLHSAFAEQSLEYGFAERADLDRIAAGWHRWGSSADGWFLIPNGEIIARA
- a CDS encoding LysE family transporter, with amino-acid sequence MVPISVWGALVGACLLISFTPGAGAINTMSNSLTSGFRRAIWGVLGQQAALVVHLAIVAAGLGVLVASSPVAFNVIRYLGAAYLVYLGIRQFISKPDTSHEAVAALANEPAWSMFQRGLWVNLLNPKAIVFFLAFIPGFVRPDLPLWSQYLVIGATIVVVDILVMWFFFALAAKSFQRFTQSEHGQRVVNRVFGVLFVGVGVLLAVV